A window from Culex pipiens pallens isolate TS chromosome 3, TS_CPP_V2, whole genome shotgun sequence encodes these proteins:
- the LOC120432187 gene encoding uncharacterized protein LOC120432187, whose amino-acid sequence MSLSCEINFPYNWAEEFYYGERLHLSVALKCHKQLTVKGVALNVSYRSERESQSNDYSRYIDDQEEESHTRNNCQEKSSVKHHSEIDLLGARESFIDMLPGTYIFDLECFLPEITSEERPSEEGVASFKFALVVQKIPKADLISQIPVSALQLIQLEPIKRKTFVWPGNFDKISDFSVASAIIGYYFVTNLEEPDNRRNYSEESENEDSLESWLDCVLEKPDRVEDDEDEEDGFRDEEETSKGDNVEEEED is encoded by the exons ATGAGTTTATCGTGCGAAATCAACTTTCCCTACAACTGGGCCGAGGAGTTCTACTACGGCGAACGGTTACATCTCTCGGTTGCCCTCAAGTGTCACAAACAGCTCACGGTGAAAG GTGTCGCATTGAATGTTTCATACAGAAGTGAGCGGGAAAGCCAGTCGAATGATTACAGCAGGTACATTGATGATCAAGAGGAGGAGTCTCATACTAGGAATAATTGTCAGGAGAAAAGCAGCGTAAAACATCACAGCGAAATAGATCTTTTAGGAGCAAGAG aATCGTTCATAGACATGCTTCCTGGCACGTACATTTTTGACTTGGAATGTTTCCTACCAGAAATCACAAGTGAAGAGCGGCCATCAGAAGAAGGTGTAGCATCATTCAAATTTGCTTTAGTTGTTCAAAAGATTCCAAAAGCAGACCTCATCAGTCAAATCCCAGTGTCGGCCTTACAGTTAATTCAGCTGGAACCAATCAAACGGAAAACATTTGTTTGGCcaggaaattttgataaaatctcCGACTTTTCGGTGGCATCAGCCATAATTGGTTACTATTTTGTGACGAATCTTGAAGAACCCGACAATCGCCGCAACTACAGCGAAGAGAGTGAAAATGAGGATAGTTTAGAGTCTTGGCTAGATTGTGTACTGGAAAAACCCGATAGGGTGGAAGATGATGAGGATGAAGAGGACGGATTTCGTGACGAGGAAGAAACTAGTAAAGGTGATAACGTTGAGGAGGAGGAAGATTGA